In one Janibacter cremeus genomic region, the following are encoded:
- a CDS encoding IclR family transcriptional regulator, with amino-acid sequence MTTATHDPSIETVSDSAWCTSTPRRGTAGGLRSVGTALDVLECFAMDSTLGVSDVARRLGVAKSTAHRVLTTLAGRGFVEQDASGSYRLGLHLYELGMLSHARNGLRHVALPVMQAVADQTGHTVNLGVPDGADVVFVERIESVDGVRILGHTGRRQPAHCTSSGVVIAAFNPGVDRERRHAGFPPKAKGTIRRVEDWDRALTDVRRRGHAALHSGSFTDASSVAVPIRVHGQAVGSISVLGPTPLIEPDMRRVVPLLTAAANRIAKQYSA; translated from the coding sequence ATGACCACCGCGACTCACGACCCCTCCATCGAGACCGTCAGCGACAGTGCCTGGTGCACGTCGACCCCCCGACGAGGGACGGCCGGCGGGCTGCGCTCCGTCGGGACGGCCCTCGACGTCCTCGAGTGCTTCGCGATGGACAGCACGCTGGGTGTCTCCGACGTCGCACGGCGGCTCGGGGTCGCCAAGTCGACGGCACACCGCGTCCTGACCACGCTGGCCGGCCGCGGGTTCGTCGAGCAGGACGCCAGCGGGTCCTACCGCCTCGGTCTGCACCTCTACGAGCTCGGGATGCTCTCCCACGCCCGCAACGGGCTGCGCCACGTGGCCCTGCCGGTGATGCAGGCCGTTGCGGACCAGACCGGTCACACCGTCAACCTCGGTGTCCCGGACGGGGCCGACGTGGTCTTCGTCGAGCGCATCGAGTCGGTGGACGGCGTGCGGATCCTCGGCCACACCGGTCGTCGCCAGCCCGCCCACTGCACCAGCTCCGGTGTCGTCATCGCCGCCTTCAACCCCGGCGTCGACCGGGAGCGTCGCCACGCGGGGTTCCCCCCGAAGGCGAAGGGGACGATCCGGCGGGTCGAGGACTGGGACCGGGCGCTGACCGACGTGCGCCGCCGTGGCCACGCCGCGCTGCACTCCGGGTCCTTCACCGACGCCAGCTCCGTCGCCGTGCCGATCCGGGTCCACGGCCAGGCCGTCGGCTCCATCTCCGTGCTCGGCCCGACCCCGCTCATCGAGCCCGACATGCGTCGGGTGGTCCCGCTGCTCACGGCAGCCGCCAACCGCATCGCCAAGCAGTACTCCGCCTGA
- the dmpG gene encoding 4-hydroxy-2-oxovalerate aldolase encodes MSTSTNTAPSPVLFDGDVDVRITDTTLRDGSHAQSHQFTEEQVRTTVRALDDAGVQVIEVTHGDGLGGSSFNYGFSAVDEMALVKAAVAEARQARIAVLMLPGLGTVEKLHEAHEMGAQIARIATHSTEADVSIQHFGAARDLGMETVGFLMLSHMNTPEGLAKQARIMVDAGCQCVYVVDSAGALILEDVSDRVSAIIAEIGTDAQVGYHGHQNMSFGVANSVLAYRAGARQIDGSLRALGAGAGNSPTEVLATAFERLDIKTGIDLGAILGAAEDVVTPIIRRMPVMDRSSITQGYAGVYSSFLIHAERAAERYGVPAHEILTKVGEYGYVGGQEDMIIDVAIELRDAGKVSA; translated from the coding sequence ATGAGCACCAGCACCAACACCGCCCCCTCGCCCGTGCTCTTCGACGGTGACGTCGACGTGCGGATCACCGACACCACCCTCCGGGACGGGTCGCACGCGCAGTCGCACCAGTTCACCGAGGAGCAGGTCCGCACCACCGTGCGCGCCCTCGACGACGCCGGGGTCCAGGTCATCGAGGTGACCCACGGCGACGGCCTCGGCGGCAGCTCCTTCAACTACGGCTTCTCCGCCGTCGACGAGATGGCCCTGGTCAAGGCGGCCGTCGCCGAGGCGCGGCAGGCCAGGATCGCCGTGCTCATGCTCCCGGGCCTGGGCACCGTCGAGAAGCTGCACGAGGCGCACGAGATGGGCGCCCAGATCGCCCGCATCGCCACGCACAGCACCGAGGCCGACGTCTCGATCCAGCACTTTGGTGCCGCCCGTGACCTCGGCATGGAGACCGTCGGCTTCCTCATGCTCAGCCACATGAACACGCCCGAGGGCCTGGCCAAGCAGGCCCGCATCATGGTCGACGCCGGCTGCCAGTGCGTCTACGTCGTCGACAGCGCCGGCGCCCTCATCCTCGAGGACGTCTCCGACCGCGTCTCGGCGATCATCGCCGAGATCGGCACGGACGCCCAGGTCGGCTACCACGGGCACCAGAACATGTCCTTCGGCGTGGCCAACTCGGTGCTCGCCTACCGGGCCGGGGCCCGCCAGATCGACGGCTCGCTCCGCGCCCTCGGCGCCGGTGCCGGTAACTCGCCCACCGAGGTCCTCGCGACCGCGTTCGAGCGACTCGACATCAAGACGGGTATCGATCTGGGCGCCATCCTCGGTGCGGCCGAGGACGTCGTCACCCCGATCATCCGCCGGATGCCGGTCATGGACCGTTCGTCGATCACCCAGGGCTACGCGGGGGTGTACAGCTCCTTCCTCATCCACGCGGAGCGTGCCGCGGAACGCTACGGCGTCCCGGCCCACGAGATCCTGACCAAGGTCGGCGAGTACGGCTACGTCGGCGGCCAGGAGGACATGATCATCGACGTGGCCATCGAGCTGCGCGACGCCGGGAAGGTGAGCGCATGA
- a CDS encoding IclR family transcriptional regulator, giving the protein MRSADRNGPPISVVGRVSAVLSALEAAPGPLGISELAAATGLAKGTVHRLVAQLVEERILKRTEGSRLDLGVRLFELGSRVTLPRTLTDVARPLMDDLHRATDRQVHLAALDGVDVVYIAIVHGGLPLSSTIGGRLPAHATGVGKAMLAYSPRSVVKERIEAGLPAMTPRTIVTPGGLARDLQNIRSVGTSYDHEESHPGISCVAAPVFGADKRIRAAISVTGHTQRMDLDRLGVAVRTAAFTISRLLRDAGL; this is encoded by the coding sequence ATGCGTTCCGCTGATCGAAACGGCCCGCCGATCTCCGTCGTGGGGCGCGTGAGCGCGGTCCTCAGCGCCCTCGAGGCCGCTCCCGGGCCGCTCGGGATCAGCGAGCTGGCCGCGGCGACCGGGCTGGCGAAGGGGACGGTGCACCGCCTCGTGGCGCAGCTGGTGGAGGAGCGGATCCTCAAGCGCACCGAGGGCTCCCGGCTTGACCTGGGGGTGCGCCTCTTCGAGCTCGGCTCGCGGGTCACCCTCCCGCGCACGCTCACCGACGTGGCCCGCCCGCTGATGGACGACCTGCACCGGGCCACGGACCGGCAGGTCCACCTCGCCGCGCTCGACGGCGTCGACGTCGTCTACATCGCCATCGTCCACGGCGGCCTCCCGCTGTCCTCGACCATCGGCGGTCGATTGCCCGCCCATGCCACGGGCGTCGGCAAGGCGATGCTCGCCTACTCGCCGCGCTCGGTGGTCAAGGAGCGGATCGAGGCCGGCCTGCCGGCGATGACCCCGCGGACCATCGTCACCCCGGGTGGCCTCGCCCGGGACCTGCAGAACATCCGCTCGGTGGGCACCTCCTACGACCACGAGGAGTCCCACCCGGGCATCTCCTGCGTGGCCGCCCCCGTCTTCGGGGCGGACAAACGCATCCGGGCGGCGATCTCGGTGACCGGGCACACCCAGCGGATGGACCTGGACCGGTTGGGGGTGGCCGTGCGCACCGCAGCATTCACGATCTCGCGACTGCTGCGGGACGCCGGCCTGTGA
- a CDS encoding NADH:ubiquinone reductase (Na(+)-transporting) subunit F, which yields MTKYTITVEPVGREVQCDEDQTILDACLRAGVWLPHSCTHGTCATCKVDKLDGEVDLGEASSFALMDFERDEGKMLTCCAKPREDVTLEADLDVDEDLEVHPVQDFTGTVVVLEDIAEQTRRLVVELDREIGFNAGQYMKFTVPAAEVDGVAVGEVDRTWSIASPPDETTRLEFHIRNVAGGRGTDGWVFGGLAKGDQVRLSGPYGRFVLRTSDDKHAILVGGGTGVAPLKSMVRHALEAGEYEGDLTLYAGGRTRAWLYDVDAFRDLAEEYEAFTYRPCLSDETPEEVAASGDDPDAYAYGMVTDVIEADHQRLIGCRGYLCGPPPMVDAALKTLMSRRLFPRDIFREDFFDESDKNDSGLKSPLIKR from the coding sequence ATGACCAAGTACACGATCACCGTCGAGCCCGTCGGGCGCGAGGTCCAGTGCGACGAGGACCAGACGATCCTCGACGCCTGCCTGCGGGCCGGGGTGTGGTTGCCGCACAGCTGCACCCACGGCACCTGCGCCACCTGCAAGGTCGACAAGCTCGACGGTGAGGTCGACCTGGGTGAGGCGAGCAGCTTCGCCCTCATGGACTTCGAGCGGGACGAGGGGAAGATGCTCACGTGCTGCGCCAAGCCGCGCGAGGACGTGACGCTGGAGGCCGATCTCGACGTCGACGAGGACCTGGAGGTCCACCCGGTCCAGGACTTCACCGGGACCGTCGTCGTCCTCGAGGACATCGCCGAGCAGACCAGGCGCCTCGTCGTCGAGCTCGACCGCGAGATCGGCTTCAATGCCGGTCAGTACATGAAGTTCACCGTCCCCGCCGCCGAGGTCGACGGGGTCGCGGTCGGGGAGGTGGACCGGACCTGGTCGATCGCCTCTCCCCCCGATGAGACGACGCGCCTGGAGTTCCACATCCGCAACGTCGCGGGTGGTCGCGGCACCGACGGCTGGGTCTTCGGCGGTCTGGCGAAGGGGGACCAGGTGCGCCTGTCGGGTCCGTACGGCCGGTTCGTCCTGCGGACGAGCGACGACAAGCACGCGATCCTCGTCGGTGGCGGGACGGGCGTGGCTCCCCTGAAGTCGATGGTCCGCCACGCCCTCGAGGCGGGCGAGTACGAGGGCGACCTCACGCTCTACGCCGGTGGCCGCACCCGGGCGTGGCTCTACGACGTCGACGCCTTCCGTGACCTGGCCGAGGAGTACGAGGCGTTCACGTACCGACCCTGTCTCTCCGACGAGACCCCCGAGGAGGTGGCGGCCTCCGGTGACGACCCGGACGCCTACGCCTACGGCATGGTCACCGACGTCATCGAGGCCGACCACCAGCGGTTGATCGGCTGCCGCGGTTACCTCTGTGGCCCGCCACCGATGGTCGACGCGGCCCTGAAGACGCTGATGAGCCGACGGCTCTTCCCCCGGGACATCTTCCGTGAGGACTTCTTCGACGAGTCGGACAAGAACGACTCCGGGCTGAAGAGTCCCCTGATCAAGCGATGA
- a CDS encoding phenol hydroxylase subunit P4: protein MTIKSIGEYDFPSRSAQENYGDDQLVSVWFQNTMWFASPAMFRAPREMTWGDFKAQMFVPFAQEDPDYDPDAPRTWTLHGSPFEPEDGQTLSELGVRHKDVIGTRVAA from the coding sequence ATGACGATCAAGAGCATCGGGGAGTACGACTTCCCCTCCCGGTCCGCGCAGGAGAACTACGGCGACGACCAGCTGGTCAGCGTCTGGTTCCAGAACACCATGTGGTTCGCCTCCCCGGCGATGTTCCGCGCCCCGCGGGAGATGACGTGGGGTGACTTCAAGGCCCAGATGTTCGTGCCCTTCGCCCAGGAGGACCCGGACTACGACCCGGACGCCCCGCGGACGTGGACCCTGCACGGTTCCCCCTTCGAGCCCGAGGACGGCCAGACGCTGTCCGAGCTCGGCGTCCGCCACAAGGACGTCATCGGCACCCGCGTGGCCGCCTGA
- a CDS encoding YHS domain-containing protein encodes MTLAPEQKKTKKPKKLSMKARYEALTRGLDWEPSYVDKDEMFPHLDYEGIKIHDWAAWEDPFRLTIDAYCKYQAEKDKRLYAVLDGFAQGQGHLSLTDASYLNAMKIFLQGVTPLEYAAHRHFAYLARHFAGPGPRFAALCQSIDEIRHMQTEIHTLSNYNKLYSGMHNWPEHFDRVWYLSVPKSFFDDAMSCGPFEFLIAVGFSFEYLLTNLLFVPFMSGSSFNGDLPTMTFGFSAQSDESRHMTLGLEAIKFLLEQDEDNVELVQGWIDKWFWRSYRVTALVAQMLDYMLPRKVMSWKESFELYFEEQMLGGLFEDLAFYGIKPPRHVEDAIQEKELLSHQVYWTLYQFSFAAGFTTTMPSEEHLNWLSESYPDTFDTYFRPLWDKEAKNRENGGRHFAPGLPQLCQVCQVPMLFTEPGDPTTLCQRESEFEGEIYHTCSNGCQWIFEREPEKYRQAWLPVHQILAGNCGGPTVPDVLEWYGLQDGDAGEYLGSRDHQNWVAWQGEAAADTAAPSETKAGA; translated from the coding sequence ATGACTCTCGCACCCGAGCAGAAGAAGACCAAGAAGCCGAAGAAGCTGTCGATGAAGGCCCGCTACGAGGCGCTCACGCGCGGCCTCGACTGGGAGCCCAGCTACGTCGACAAGGACGAGATGTTCCCGCACCTCGACTACGAGGGCATCAAGATCCACGACTGGGCGGCCTGGGAGGACCCCTTCCGCCTGACGATCGACGCCTACTGCAAGTACCAGGCCGAGAAGGACAAGCGCCTCTACGCCGTCCTCGACGGCTTCGCGCAGGGCCAGGGCCACCTCAGCCTCACCGATGCGTCCTACCTCAACGCGATGAAGATCTTCCTCCAGGGCGTGACGCCGCTGGAGTACGCCGCGCACCGCCACTTCGCCTACCTCGCGCGGCACTTCGCCGGCCCGGGCCCGCGCTTCGCGGCCCTGTGCCAGTCGATCGACGAGATCCGGCACATGCAGACCGAGATCCACACCCTGAGCAACTACAACAAGCTCTACTCGGGGATGCACAACTGGCCCGAGCACTTCGACCGCGTCTGGTACCTGTCGGTGCCGAAGAGCTTCTTCGACGACGCGATGTCCTGCGGGCCCTTCGAGTTCCTCATCGCGGTCGGGTTCTCCTTCGAGTACCTGCTGACCAACCTGCTCTTCGTGCCCTTCATGTCCGGGTCCTCGTTCAACGGCGACCTGCCGACGATGACCTTCGGCTTCTCGGCGCAGTCGGACGAGTCGCGGCACATGACCCTGGGCCTGGAGGCGATCAAGTTCCTCCTCGAGCAGGACGAGGACAACGTCGAGCTCGTCCAGGGCTGGATCGACAAGTGGTTCTGGCGCTCCTACCGCGTCACCGCGCTCGTCGCCCAGATGCTCGACTACATGCTTCCGCGCAAGGTGATGAGCTGGAAGGAGTCCTTCGAGCTGTACTTCGAGGAGCAGATGCTCGGTGGCCTCTTCGAGGACCTCGCCTTCTACGGCATCAAGCCCCCGCGCCACGTGGAGGACGCGATCCAGGAGAAGGAGCTGCTCTCCCACCAGGTGTACTGGACCCTCTACCAGTTCTCCTTCGCGGCGGGCTTCACCACGACGATGCCCTCCGAGGAGCACCTGAACTGGCTCTCCGAGTCCTACCCGGACACCTTCGACACGTACTTCCGGCCGCTGTGGGACAAGGAGGCGAAGAACCGCGAGAACGGCGGTCGCCACTTCGCCCCCGGTCTGCCCCAGCTGTGCCAGGTCTGCCAGGTCCCGATGCTCTTCACCGAGCCGGGCGACCCCACGACCTTGTGCCAGCGCGAGTCCGAGTTCGAGGGCGAGATCTACCACACCTGCTCCAACGGGTGTCAGTGGATCTTCGAGCGGGAGCCGGAGAAGTACCGCCAGGCCTGGCTGCCCGTGCACCAGATCCTCGCCGGCAACTGCGGCGGCCCGACCGTCCCGGACGTGCTGGAGTGGTACGGCCTGCAGGACGGCGACGCCGGCGAGTACCTCGGCTCGAGGGACCACCAGAACTGGGTGGCGTGGCAGGGCGAGGCCGCTGCCGACACCGCCGCCCCGAGCGAGACGAAGGCAGGTGCCTGA
- a CDS encoding 2-keto-4-pentenoate hydratase, producing the protein MSAWTVESVATELLACEAERRDRVKFTDEWPELDVATGYEIQDLTLQRRLDRGEHLVGIKLGLTSRAKQQRMGVDTPFVAWLTDAMVLPAGDPVPQEKLIHPRIEPELVFVMGERLEGPGVTAAQAMAAVDQVLGGAEVIDSRYKDFKFAAGDVIADNASSGAYVTGPVSLPPSELDLSLEAVLVEVDGEVVDSATGAAVQGHPGEALALAANDLAKRGHAIEAGWVVLTGGMTDAQFAPPGSSVSCHFTNLGSVRIHGGE; encoded by the coding sequence ATGAGTGCCTGGACCGTCGAGTCCGTGGCGACCGAGCTCCTCGCCTGCGAGGCAGAGCGCCGCGACCGGGTGAAGTTCACCGACGAGTGGCCCGAGCTGGACGTGGCCACCGGCTACGAGATCCAGGACCTCACCCTCCAGCGGCGCCTGGACCGGGGCGAGCACCTCGTCGGCATCAAGCTCGGCCTCACCTCCCGGGCCAAGCAGCAGCGCATGGGGGTGGACACCCCCTTCGTCGCGTGGCTGACCGACGCCATGGTGCTGCCGGCCGGCGACCCGGTCCCCCAGGAGAAGCTGATCCACCCGCGCATCGAGCCGGAGCTCGTCTTCGTCATGGGCGAGCGTCTCGAGGGACCCGGCGTGACCGCCGCCCAGGCGATGGCCGCCGTGGACCAGGTCCTCGGCGGCGCCGAGGTCATCGACAGCCGGTACAAGGACTTCAAGTTCGCCGCCGGTGACGTCATCGCCGACAACGCCAGCTCCGGTGCCTACGTCACCGGGCCCGTCTCCCTTCCCCCGAGCGAGCTCGACCTCTCCCTCGAGGCCGTCCTCGTCGAGGTCGACGGAGAGGTCGTGGACTCGGCGACCGGCGCCGCCGTCCAGGGGCACCCGGGCGAGGCGCTCGCGCTCGCGGCCAACGACCTGGCCAAGCGCGGTCACGCCATCGAGGCCGGCTGGGTCGTCCTCACCGGTGGGATGACCGACGCGCAGTTCGCACCCCCCGGCTCATCGGTCTCCTGCCACTTCACCAACCTCGGCTCGGTCCGCATCCACGGGGGCGAGTGA
- a CDS encoding acetaldehyde dehydrogenase (acetylating), with the protein MTQRTQGTAAIVGPGNIGTDLMFKLMRRSNVLQPRYMVGVDPSSDGLRRAKTLGLEASHEGVDWLLAQDELPDVVFECTSAKAHEANAPKYAEAGILAVDLTPAAVGPYLCPPVNLDFNLDAQNVNMITCGGQATTPIVAAVSDVVDVPYAEIVASISSKSAGPGTRANIDEFTETTSEALEVVGGAKTGKAIIILNPVEPPLMMRNTVFCAIPQEAAEAGPLHDRVQESIAAMVARVQEYVPGYHLRTDPQFDHARDLWNGMARVTVPIEVKGRGDYLPEYAGNLDIITSAAARVGDMMVAHRLGVDSGWVASDAAKTAQEVSA; encoded by the coding sequence ATGACGCAGCGCACCCAGGGAACGGCCGCGATCGTCGGACCGGGCAACATCGGCACGGACCTGATGTTCAAGCTCATGCGACGCTCGAACGTCCTCCAGCCGCGCTACATGGTCGGGGTCGACCCGTCCAGCGACGGCCTGCGCCGGGCCAAGACCCTCGGCCTCGAGGCCAGCCACGAGGGCGTCGACTGGTTGCTCGCCCAGGACGAGCTGCCCGATGTCGTCTTCGAGTGCACCTCCGCGAAGGCGCACGAGGCCAACGCGCCCAAGTACGCGGAGGCGGGCATCCTCGCCGTCGACCTCACCCCCGCGGCCGTGGGCCCCTACCTCTGCCCGCCGGTCAACCTCGACTTCAACCTCGACGCGCAGAACGTCAACATGATCACCTGCGGCGGGCAGGCGACGACGCCGATCGTCGCCGCGGTCTCCGACGTCGTCGACGTCCCCTACGCCGAGATCGTCGCGTCGATCTCCAGCAAGTCCGCCGGTCCCGGCACCCGGGCCAACATCGACGAGTTCACCGAGACCACGAGTGAGGCGCTCGAGGTCGTCGGTGGCGCCAAGACCGGCAAGGCGATCATCATCCTCAACCCGGTCGAGCCGCCGCTGATGATGCGCAACACCGTCTTCTGCGCCATCCCGCAGGAGGCCGCCGAGGCCGGACCGCTCCACGACCGCGTCCAGGAGTCGATCGCCGCGATGGTCGCGCGCGTGCAGGAGTACGTGCCCGGCTACCACCTGCGTACCGACCCGCAGTTCGACCACGCCCGCGACCTGTGGAACGGCATGGCCCGGGTCACCGTCCCGATCGAGGTCAAGGGGCGCGGGGACTACCTGCCGGAGTACGCCGGCAACCTTGACATCATCACGTCCGCTGCCGCCCGCGTGGGCGACATGATGGTCGCGCACCGCCTGGGGGTCGACTCCGGCTGGGTCGCCTCCGACGCAGCGAAGACCGCCCAGGAGGTTTCCGCATGA
- a CDS encoding tautomerase family protein, with amino-acid sequence MPIVQVTLTEGRSPETIRSMISAVTQAMVDTGVAPKDNVRVLVNEIPTEHFAAGDTTIAERHAGRTADNEKEDQS; translated from the coding sequence GTGCCGATCGTCCAGGTCACCCTGACCGAGGGCCGCTCGCCGGAAACCATCCGCTCGATGATCTCCGCCGTGACCCAGGCGATGGTCGACACGGGCGTGGCACCCAAGGACAACGTGCGTGTCCTCGTCAACGAGATCCCCACCGAGCACTTCGCTGCCGGTGACACCACCATCGCCGAGCGGCACGCGGGCCGGACGGCCGACAACGAGAAGGAAGACCAGTCGTGA
- a CDS encoding 2-keto-4-pentenoate hydratase gives METSTTTRTDAARVLLQAYASGVPTAPLTAQFDGLTVEDAYAIQLEQVASWTAAGRTVIGHKVGLTSAAMQKQLGVDQPDFGHLMDDFVHLEHQAIPLGGYLQPRIEPEIAFVLRKPLTGPGVTVTQAIDAVDYVLPALEIVDSRVADWKITLVDTIADNASSGGFVLGSTPTRLQDVDLRLTGCVFSSNSRIVGTGAGGAVLGSPITSLVWLANTVGALGTTLEAGHVILPGSVTSMVPVAAGDVLTATFAGLGSVTARFADK, from the coding sequence ATGGAAACGTCCACGACCACCCGGACCGATGCGGCCCGGGTCCTGCTGCAGGCGTATGCCAGCGGCGTCCCCACCGCCCCGCTCACGGCGCAGTTCGACGGGCTGACCGTCGAGGACGCCTATGCGATCCAGCTCGAGCAGGTGGCGAGCTGGACCGCCGCGGGCCGCACGGTCATCGGGCACAAGGTCGGCCTGACCTCCGCCGCGATGCAGAAGCAGCTCGGCGTGGACCAGCCCGACTTCGGCCACCTCATGGACGACTTCGTCCACCTCGAGCACCAGGCGATCCCGCTCGGGGGCTACCTCCAGCCGCGCATCGAGCCGGAGATCGCCTTCGTCCTGCGCAAGCCGCTCACCGGGCCCGGCGTGACCGTCACCCAGGCGATCGACGCCGTCGACTACGTCCTGCCGGCCCTGGAGATCGTCGACAGCCGGGTCGCCGACTGGAAGATCACGCTCGTCGACACCATCGCCGACAACGCGAGCTCCGGCGGCTTCGTCCTCGGCTCCACGCCGACACGGCTGCAGGACGTCGACCTGCGCCTGACCGGGTGCGTCTTCTCCAGCAACTCCCGCATCGTCGGGACCGGGGCCGGCGGCGCCGTCCTCGGGTCCCCGATCACCAGCCTCGTGTGGCTGGCCAACACGGTCGGTGCCCTCGGCACCACCCTCGAGGCCGGTCACGTCATCCTCCCCGGGTCCGTCACCTCGATGGTCCCGGTCGCCGCGGGCGACGTCCTCACCGCGACCTTCGCCGGTCTCGGCAGCGTGACCGCCCGCTTTGCAGACAAGTGA
- a CDS encoding MmoB/DmpM family protein: MSESTQTPTSSRDVGMILQESEDNRPIIEAIEEDNPECSISHTPGLVRITAPGRLVVLQESVEEKLGREWETHEFQMSIVSYFGNIQEWDDDEIVIAWDH, encoded by the coding sequence ATGAGCGAGTCAACGCAGACCCCGACCTCGTCCCGGGACGTCGGGATGATCCTGCAGGAGTCCGAGGACAACCGCCCCATCATCGAGGCGATCGAGGAGGACAACCCCGAGTGCAGCATCAGCCACACACCGGGCCTCGTGCGGATCACCGCACCCGGCCGGCTCGTCGTGCTGCAGGAGAGCGTCGAGGAGAAGCTCGGCCGGGAGTGGGAGACCCACGAGTTCCAGATGTCGATCGTCTCCTACTTCGGGAACATCCAGGAGTGGGACGACGACGAGATCGTCATCGCCTGGGACCACTGA